The window CCAACAGGTCGACATTGATTGCTGGATATGCTTGTGTAGTTCGGCAGAACAAGATAATGTGACAAGCAGATTACCTGGACTCAAGGTTATATGGATGAAGAGACAAAGATGGAGACCATGATTTCTCtgaagaagcaaggaagaaGACAGAAGACAGACAAGAAGACAGACGGCTAGACAGTGCTAAACGACAGCAAGTTTTTGCTGTTTCATATACATTTATCATCTGTACAGACCTACAACAGCAACTTTAGGGCACAAACCAGTGTCAAATGATATAGAGGATATTAGAATAGAGgatttcttacttatttttttcactgtaaaatgtCTGCttgtcttgaatttgatggcagcaaccaataaaaaaaagctgcatttctTTGCCATAAGTGGACATCGCATTATGTGCCTGGCAGTTTGGGTCctcaattttttgtttttttcagtgagtTACAGGTTTTGACAGGCAGGAAAAATGAGCAGCTGGATTGCCGTAATTCATGGAGAATGTGGTGTGCTAtaagctttttaaaaacaataaatgttGCCCTTTTATATGTGGTCTGGATGGCAGCATGACGCTCTGAAGCCTCATTTGTTACCTACACATCACTTAGCATAGGCAGTGCCTTCACTGATGCGCGGATAACCCATGCCGTGTGTACTTATGTTGTGTACTCACACCATCACTGATACTGGATTTTGAACTGTGTTTTTCTCCTCATGGATGCAGCATCATTgattttcaaaatgaatttcCCATATTCACCATGGGCCACAGGAGAGTTTTAATCTTTACATCAGTTCATTTTAAATAAGCTAGGGTCTAAAAGAGAGGCCCTACTTCTGGAGCTCGCTTTTTTCTTCATTGCATGGTTGAGTTTGAATTTACATTTGAGGATTCAGACAAAAGCTATGCTCATTGCCAATGTTTTTCAGATATGTTCCAACAAGCCCTGTTGTGATTTTAGCGACAGAATTGGGTCTGTAAAACCTAAAAATCGGAGCGTTATGGCCATTTCGTGTTCCTTTTCAGCTTGATCTCCAGCACATAGAGGTTTCTACAAATTCCTTGAAACTTTTTATGTTATTATGACAAAATCCttgcaaaacaaaaccaaaaattgCAGTTTTGCATAGCAACTCTTATTTGTTGGTTAAACCTTTTTGCAGGACTGCCTTTCACGGAGTGTTGAACACCTTCCCATTTTTACTGAAGAAATCAACCTCTCCGGGATGCTCTTATTATTTTCAGTCATGTTAGGGACCTGTTACCAGTTAAACcaataaaacaaaccaaaaaactaaactaaaacaatAAGTTTTCTCCCTTTTAACATTTGATTGTTGTATTTGTGTAATTTAAATTCATCATAAGATTGCAATGATTTTCTTGTTCGTTGCATCGTGTTTGCATTTTACACATTGCCCCATCCTGTTGGTAGCATTAGGTGCCAAACAAAGGATTAACTGTTGGAGTGAAGTTAGCAGGCAAAATGAACTTGACCGAACAATTTGAAGTTCTGTGGGACTGCTGATACCATATCATGCTTTATGTCTGGATTAGAGCAGTGGGATGAACACAGAGGACTGGCCTGTTTGTCTGTATGGCACCTCAATAATTGATGCCCTCTCTTCATTGTCACCAAAAACTCATATCAAGAAAGAAGTGTCAGGCTCACCTTACTGATTGAGTCTGTGTGAAACTTTAATGTCCACCCCTTCTTCAGTGGATAACACACTGATGTGCTCATGCAAACCGGGGAGGCTACACCGTGTGGACGTCACTGCAGCTTCAGGTTTCTCTGACCATATTTTGTCTCATTCCTGGTATTTCAGAGCTTGGAAGTATCAAAGATGTTGCTACTCGATAGTCGGTACATGGAGGAACGTCGTAAAAGATTTAACTGCCGTGTTAGGATGACTGAATGGGCTTTGTGAGCTCAATGCAGGAACTTTATTCATAATGCAGAGGATGACAGCCTTGCCTCTGCCCCCAAACAAGTAGTAGTCATGAACCTCCACTTATGATGTTCTTGTGTAGCTTCCCTTCATTAATGAATGATAGGACACAAACATATCAATGGCCATTCCAGATTCACACAAAGTATTCGTGGATGGCAATTTCTGGAAATCTATTTCCACCTCGGCTTGAGTCTGTTGTTTACATAAAAGTTAAATGATAGGTGTCAAAATATAGTTTTAGCTGCCTCTATTAACTAGACTAATGCAAGTTTGCAATTTGAACTTAAAGCCACACCCGACTTAAACCCCTGAGCAGCTGTTACATGTGCTGACGCATCCTCAGACTCAGTAATGGCTGTCATGAAGAGGTAGACGGGTACTTTGCCGACTTTTCCGAACAAGGTGTTACAATAGGATAAGGTGGCAAGCGCCATCTAGGTCAAACTTACTCTGACTAACCAGAAAATGGAGGCAAGCAGTCTGGTTGGAGAGGCTAACTTAGAGATGTTTGGGCAGTACAACACTTACAGCATCTAGAAATGACGGTAGATATgagtcaacaaaataaaaacactttataTGCATGGATTACACTCATCAAGACTTAGACAATATTACTTTAAAGTGTCTGCATCTGAAAATGGAGTTAAGGTGAAATATATGAACAGATTCAGTAACAAACTACTAATACAATCATTTTCGGTGCGTTTGTTTCGCTTTTTCATTATGTGTTGCTTAACCTGATAAAAGTATGATTCTTATTCTCCTTACATATGTAAAAATACAAGCTAGACCAACAAGTTTTAGTCAATAACACAATCCTGTCTCGGCACACCCCACACCTCTGTCCAAAAACGTCTACTGTACCTTAACCAAGCATCCAAACTGTGCGCTATGATTGATTCTTGAGCTTTGTCACTGGATGCAAAGTATTCATTGCTATCTTGAAGTTCACATGTTGTTTATCTCTGTCAGCAACCATGTAAGACCGGACCTAAGTGAGACAGACCAACATGCTCATATCCCCCCCTGAGCCTGTCAGGCTCCCTTGTTCAActtgacttaaaactctgagactccCACTGTAGTCACAGTTTCTCGTTTGGGTCTTATTGGCCATCAAACCGACTATTACCTGAGAACTTCTCCTTCTCTCCCGCGGCAGCCTTCAGCAAACGGTAAATTATTCAGGGTTAATAACCTGTTGCAACGTTAAACTCAATTGTGCCCATTTTCATTAGCTCACTGTGGATGCAGAGGCTGAGGAGAAAAGGATGTGGCTCAAGTTTTAAGCAACACTGACTTAATTCCTCTGACAGAGAGGCGACAGAGGAGAAGGTGAATGCAAGGGAACATGTCAAAGGATATGCAGGTGCCAATCAAAAACAGGGCCTCTTCCGCTGCTTCCTGGTGATAGATTGAATTGCCAGGTTTGAGTGAGTCAAAAGATCACCTGTGGTTGGAAAACCCTTCCTCGACAGAACTAACTGGTTTTGATTGGCTTTGTAGGTAGTGCAATTTAAGCTGTCATGCCTGAAATGCTTTGTTTAGTTTGTTGACCGTGAGATTTTACAGAGATGCTAATGTCAGGCACATAGGAATGAACTTGGGTATGAAAACTTGTTCGCCCATATTTAACTTACCCGAGAAGTGATCATACAAAATATAATTTAACTTTCTGCTTGATGACTTGTTTGTATATAGGATTTTAGACAGGATTTCATTTGAACCAAAAATCCTTTAAGCATGATCATCACAAGATCCGGGCAAACTGATAAAAACACAGCATTTGTgtttaaagataaataaaaattcAATGCAAAAGTGTTGGACAGAATTATTTGAATAGTTgaagagaaggagaagaaatGCTTCCTCACCAACAAGGTTATTTATATTTTGTCAAAAAGACTACAACACTGCTGAATCCATCCAATATTTGTGTACAATCATAACCCTCTGTACCGTGAGGAACACGGACACTGCTGTCGCACTGCTCTTTAAGGCCTGAAATTTATCGAGTGCTCTGGCTTTTTCCCATTTAGTGAGATGACAACACAATATGAGAGGAGAGCTAAATGCAACTTTTGACATTGTTCATAATAGTGAAAAGGTGCAAGAAAGGTTAGATCACTTGGAAAAAGTCAAAGGAAGCAGACAACAAAAATATCACGGAAATGGAGAGTAGCTATGATGATCTTTGAAATTTGGCAATTTGAAGTTTTCACGAATGTCCCTTAAAGTTCAGCTTGATGAGTACTAACACCCCTAGTAAATCCAACAAGGGACAACCTGGTGTGAAACACCTGCAAACCAGTGTCACTGATATAAAAGAGCTAAAACTGTCCATCAGGAGATTGGtcactcctcctcctttttccaTGTAATTATTTTCCTTCCTGTATCTTGTACCTCCTTATGTGTCAATTTGATTTATCAGAATTATTATCATTCATTTTGCCACTTaagaattgattaaaaaaaagcttgacaTGCCAAATCAGTAAGtattcagtttttttgtttggcaGTGAATATCACAGTAGTAAGAAAAAATCTCTTTCTTGCTAATTATCTGCTTCAATGTGCCGTCCAGGATTTGTTGTGAAATTATACTGTGGCGCCCTCTAGTGTATTAGGAATTAACTCCACTGGAGAAACGTGGTGGTGTGCAGCGTGAGTCAACAATGATGCAGCTATCAGAGCTTTTTGATGAAAATCTGACTTTGATGATGATCAATTTAAAGTTCTCGTCGATGCCGCATCAGAAGCATCGCTTTCTCATGAAAAACACATATTAGTGTATTTGGAGTCCCCTGGACATCTTTCCGCAAAATCTTTCACACAAATCAGttgtcttgatttttttttcccccaataaaTCGAAATAACATATGGTAACATTCATATATAAACTGCTTACACTTGCAAACATATCTGGAGTTTATATATATGTGAGTTATATTTTATGTTCTGTATGTAACACGTGTGTGCGTTTATTTATGAATGGGTTAAGTAGCAATAACAACACTACTGATTGACTGAATTTAGAGCTTAAAGATATTGAGAAATATTAGTttagaattttttatttattcatttatttttagtgTGGTCTCCAAGAACGTGGAGAGGACCTAAAAGTAAACGTTTTGCTCATCTTTGCTACATTCTTTATTCATAAAGCTGAACCTAAAAACCTCCACATATCTTCACTCTAATTAAACCCAAATCTATACTAATGCGTTTACAATTGCAAAACGACCCTATGAAATACAATGTCTTAAGAAATGAGataactggtaaaaaaaaaagccatttatagggctcgggcacgtgacgtcactacgtgagcggcggccatactggaggctcagaactgttttgtttacattgttttccactgcgctcagacgtactcccgcctggtctcgaaactttcttcgttggtttatctattttacttattgtctttgccactatggtcttacgttgctgtgtcgtggggtgcaatagcgtaagccgtgacaggaatgggggggaaatcgtaaatggtttatctttttaccgatttcctgcttggaggcgcacccacggagaccaagtgtccgagataacaaagcgtcgtcgactagcatggatcgctgctgtaagacgaccaagcataactttccactcaatcccggtgtcgatgagagtgtgttctctgcattttcattctggtaagttacagacttttgtgtgctgaggtaaagatccccgccttcacaagaggacactgtcagttggaagcaagggatgtctcaatgggttaaaagcggaggacaaatttcgtgtgtatgcatgtatacatgacaataaatctgatcttaatcttaatttaatgtggaaaatacaaggaaaattgcccatctccaaattcacatggaaagggcgattggaactgtcagaaacaatacacctttttgtcagcaaaagtacctatcaacatagttttgccatgcgaaggtgaagacaaaacattctttgacaagattgtgtctgtatgttgtactctgaccaccatgagcaggagtgttgtgcaaagttgaagttgtctgaaataaatatgctttgagatacagccaagtgtgtgtgtttcattatttatttacaagtagagtaacatgacaaaagtgtaaagtgtcattataattgaaactgttgcgaagtataagcactgacaccacatactatatacgcaattatgtccgaaagggtgaacttaggcagtaaatcttcgtcgacaatccattccttgctcggtatttcataatggtccagtccgtttataacggcaatcttctgtatgtaccgatctctggcttccttctgtaatgtatcccggtatatcccacatcctttcttcgattttaacatgcttttctctcacttttctctcactgtttggtccttgatctccgtcttgcctcagggtttgtttacgagattgtgcctccaatatggcgaccatatcccagaatgcaacgcgtgtgcccgagccctataatAAGCTTGTGAAATGAAATCCGGGGTTCCCTCCGGATGTGACATCATCGTGGCCTCTTTCCGGTGTGTCAGTGAGCTGAGCTGCCGCTGCCGCTATCTGTCAACATCACGCATCGTCAGAGGACTTCTGTGTCCAGGACTTTTGTTAATTGTAACTGTGTCTAACAGTGTACTAAGTGTCCTCCACCATGCCCATGTACCAGGTAAAGCCCATCTTTGGGGGTGAGATAAAGATTGATTTGCCAACCTGCATGTACAAGTTACCAAATGTCCACGCGCAGCAGGGGAACAGCTGCACCTCCGAACATGCGATGCAGGTAACCGAACTAACTTAATTTCGAGATAGTTTTTCGACTGCTTgggttaggtttttttttttgttgttaatagtTCTTGTCCGCGGTCTGTTTCTGTATTACGTTTTGATATTACGCGCGTCGTATTTAGCCATTACCCTGGCTAGCTAGCTTGTCGGCACAATGAGTAATCTCAGTTCTGGCTGATGCAACCTTTGCTACACAGCTCCATTGTTCAGTCCTCAAATCAGTTttattttacataataaagtaATTAAACTAGTAGGATAGTTCGTCTCGAGCCTTTATTGTCTTTGCAGAATTTGGTATTAATAATATAACCAGTCACGATTACGTTTCTGTATATAGGAGACCTGCTCCTGCTGTGGGGGTTCAGTGGGGGTTTCCTGGACTCATGCCACTTTATGCCTCAGGTCCACCACATAAAAAGGGGGAATTATTGCAATCTCTACTTTTGATAGTTTAATAGCTTTAACATTACGTAGAGATATGACAAAATACTGTCGCTTCACACCAGCATTAAATTACAATTTGTTCATTGATGCATCAGCAATATGAAATGAGCAAATTACTTTTATAATGGCTGCATATCTGTATTCACTGCATACATTTACTTTTGATGTTGTATCAGAAAGTGTtaaatgaaagtttttttttttgttgtggcaCCTTTGGCCACTTTACATTTTGCTGATTAAGGCTGTGACCATACAGCAGTCTCTATAAGAGGTATTTTGAAGGAGTTTATCGCTCTAGAATGATTGTCATCTTGAAGACATATCTGTCTTTGCAATTGATTTTTAGTGTAGGCTGTCTTGCATGCGCAACAGATTTCCTTTTCCCCCTGTCCACCTTTTCCAGCAGTGCAGTTGTTCAGTTTGCAGGATTTATGTACTCAATTTGCACAGATGATTGtggcctgattttaaattaatttgtccATTATTTATTCCATATATTGTTTTGTCCAGATAGTGCTTTCCATACCTCAGCTACCGGCTTTATGAAGGGGTCACATATAGGGTGTCATGCCGATGAAACCTCAGTGCTGTCTCTGTTTGTGTATTACTGCTACACCGAGGATCAGTTCACCACCGCTTCTGTCAGCAACACCTCCCTGCAGCTCCTTTGCAGTACTTAGAGATCTTTCTTTGCCTTTCTTCTCAGCTCGCGTGTCGTCTCAAATGTTCTTCTTAAATCTGATTTCTGCCTGACTATTCCTGCAGTCCAAACTGAAAGCTGTGAATGCATTATTATGTTTTTGTGGTCCCCTCAAGCATTAGATGGCTTCATTTTAAAATCCTCAGCCAACTGCTTAGAGTAGCCCCTGTCTGTTGCAAGATGACCTagaatcatcatcatcatcatcatcatcatcatcgtaaGCTGTCAGTGTTTAATAGCAATTTCTGGTCTGCATTATATGTTCCTGCAATTAAGGCCTACTGAGATTAGGATCTTCGTAATGAGATTTAGCAAGTGGAAGGTGACACAAAGCATCCTCTAATGCTGTCATGGAGtacttaatttttttaaaattactaagccaacaaaaaaagaagaatatttattttttatattcctGTTTCAGGGTTTGCATTTTCTCTTCTcgtaaaaaaaatctacaaaatATGTAACTTGCCCAAATTTTGGTATAATCTTATAACCTGATAATCGTAGAAGAGATCAAACCATGTCTAATAAAAATGTCTTCATAATTGCGCTTGGAATGAACTTGTGTGCCTATATAGTTGTCCCATAAGTAGCAAATCTACTGCATGACTGTTCCAAACTGATTTTTCACATCGTCAGATTCCCATTCATGGTCTCAGTAAGCATTTCCCCTGTGTCGCTCTAGAATGGTGAGGTGGACCCGGCAGTCAAAGCTCTGGAGGCCCGGCAGGATGAGATCATGAGAAAACTGTATGAGCTGAAAGCAGCTGTGGAGGGTCTCGCTAAGACTGTGACGACCCCAGATGCAGACCTGGATGTGACGGTCAGCAGCAGCCTCTCCTCCCAAAGCTCCAGCACCACGATCTTTAAAAGCACCACGGACCTGGACACACTACTGGGCAAGGTGAGCAACTAGCATCAACACTTGTGCCCATGTTTTCAGGTTGGAGTACAACCCATGCACTGGTGTGGATTCAATAGTACCTGTTTATGAAAGCTATAGTGGCCTTGTTATAGTAGGCGATTATACTTACCATGCTGCACTTTACGCCAAAAGGATCTTGGGGCTCTCCGTGACATCGTTATAAATGCCAACCCGGCACAACCACCCCTGACCCTGCTGGTTCTCCATAGCCTGCTGTGTCAGCGCTACCGGGTGCTCTCCACCGTCCACGTCCACTCCTCGGTTACCGATGTGCCACCACAGCTCCTGTCCTGCCTTGGCCCACGACATGCGGACAGCTACGCCCGCCACTTGTTTCAACTGGGCTTCACACTCATATGGAAAGATGGTAAGTAGATGCATACATTGGGACCTGAGACAAATCTTATGGGAGCAGGCGATTTTGACACCAACTCCGGTGCTTAATCTGGCTTTAAACGCAGCGATGGGGTCAACAAATGACATTTAAAGGAAGATTAAAGCTGGACTGTAAAGTGAAAACAAGAAGTTAgggatgcttttttttccctctttgtgCTAAAGGgtttaacccattggcgcctaaagcacctgcaaaaaaagctgctcaatgcctaagccagtttttagaaaaggtccccaatgcctgagttttttttaactaaaaacaattaattgaaaacacctaagaacaattcaatagtctcagcctctgaaacacataaagacatgaaataatttgcattttaaaggttaaattctctgcttttattccgtcatgttcattcagcattaacaccaacacattttcattaaaaaaaaaatgaaaaagatgagtcaatacacacacaaacacacacacagacacacacatgattcaggataatacccaatgctgctatttattatactactattactatactataactaatcatcattactattattatcatcattattattattagtattagtagtaaatgtaggcaccacttcagctacatttctggccatgatagagacgtcattgcaaaattataatatcagcaataataatgaatgataaaaagaaactgcaatatatcttgcattttgcagttatactgtaaacttcagtgacacgacttctaaaacatcatagttatactgcagtaattcgcaccgggctctctttttttttttttttacataagggcaacgccactcaaataagaatgagaagtcgtcagaatgaagcgcaagaataaataattacctccagatcatgtcaaaacgatctcgtgccatcactcgggcgacatttgtctgatacagccacttgctctgcctccagtaaccccggcgagttggtagtttgattattccaaaagttaggcagataccgatgaaagatttcatctcctgctttgacacggggctcca is drawn from Odontesthes bonariensis isolate fOdoBon6 chromosome 21, fOdoBon6.hap1, whole genome shotgun sequence and contains these coding sequences:
- the aimp2 gene encoding aminoacyl tRNA synthase complex-interacting multifunctional protein 2 isoform X2, with translation MPMYQNGEVDPAVKALEARQDEIMRKLYELKAAVEGLAKTVTTPDADLDVTVSSSLSSQSSSTTIFKSTTDLDTLLGKDLGALRDIVINANPAQPPLTLLVLHSLLCQRYRVLSTVHVHSSVTDVPPQLLSCLGPRHADSYARHLFQLGFTLIWKDVPKLQMKFNVRNMCPIEGEANVARFLFKLLAPYPSDPALATTVDSWVDTAFLQLAEGSSKERAAVLRALNSSLGRSPWLSGAEFSLADIACYCCLLQSGSTSSAPANVQRWIKSCENLGHFSPAKLHLQ
- the aimp2 gene encoding aminoacyl tRNA synthase complex-interacting multifunctional protein 2 isoform X1 — protein: MPMYQVKPIFGGEIKIDLPTCMYKLPNVHAQQGNSCTSEHAMQNGEVDPAVKALEARQDEIMRKLYELKAAVEGLAKTVTTPDADLDVTVSSSLSSQSSSTTIFKSTTDLDTLLGKDLGALRDIVINANPAQPPLTLLVLHSLLCQRYRVLSTVHVHSSVTDVPPQLLSCLGPRHADSYARHLFQLGFTLIWKDVPKLQMKFNVRNMCPIEGEANVARFLFKLLAPYPSDPALATTVDSWVDTAFLQLAEGSSKERAAVLRALNSSLGRSPWLSGAEFSLADIACYCCLLQSGSTSSAPANVQRWIKSCENLGHFSPAKLHLQ